One stretch of Miscanthus floridulus cultivar M001 chromosome 18, ASM1932011v1, whole genome shotgun sequence DNA includes these proteins:
- the LOC136520960 gene encoding DIMBOA UDP-glucosyltransferase BX8-like produces MAPPPMAAESNNGAAVTAAVHPAGPHPRRRHVLLFPLPYQGHINPMFRLAGVLHARGFAITVFHTSFNAPDPARHPQYRFVPVPDGISGPAPVAIEDVVARIIALGPACEPAFRDRLAAVLDEYSRSGDAVACLVADAHLLPVFQVATSMALPALALRTGSAASYACFAAYPMLCDRGYLPVQDSELDMLVPELPPYRVRDLMQLGKGGHGLIRELLARAVAAVEASSGLILNTFDALEHGELAGIRLDLAAAVPVFDVGPLHKLSPAAAGDDSSLLRQDRACLEWLDAQPRDSVLYVSFGSLACMTPRDLAETAWGIAGSGVPFLWVVRPGLVRGACQSQHHNQQQLPEGFEAATFGRGMVVAWAPQEDVLRHRAVGGFWTHNGWNSTMESVCEGVPMLCRPYFGDQPGNVRYVEHVWRVGFEVGGELERGTVKEAIRRLMTSADGAEMRARAGELKKAAAECIGKGGSSCLAIDKLVTHIMSLDSTRGEAASLKF; encoded by the exons atggcgccgccacccATGGCCGCGGAGAGCAACAATGGTGCCGCTGTCACCGCCGCCGTCCACCCAGCAGGACCAcacccccgccgccgccacgTGCTACTGTTCCCGCTGCCGTACCAGGGCCACATCAACCCGATGTTCCGGCTCGCCGGCGTGCTCCACGCCCGCGGGTTCGCCATCACCGTCTTCCACACCAGCTTCAACGCCCCGGACCCGGCGCGCCACCCGCAGTACCGCTTCGTGCCCGTGCCCGACGGCATTTCCGGCCCGGCCCCCGTCGCCATCGAGGACGTCGTGGCGCGCATCATCGCGCTCGGCCCCGCGTGCGAGCCCGCCTTCCGGGACCGCCTCGCCGCCGTCCTGGACGAGTACTCCAGGTCCGGGGACGCCGTCGCGTGCCTCGTCGCCGACGCGCACCTGCTGCCCGTGTTCCAGGTGGCCACGAGCATGGCcctgcccgcgctcgcgctgcgcACCGGCAGCGCCGCCTCCTACGCGTGCTTCGCCGCCTACCCGATGCTCTGCGACAGAGGCTACCTCCCCGTGCAAG ATTCGGAGCTGGACATGCTGGTGCCAGAGCTGCCGCCGTACCGGGTGCGGGACCTGATGCAGCTGGGCAAGGGCGGGCACGGCCTGATACGGGAGCTGCTGGCGCGCGCCGTGGCGGCCGTGGAAGCCTCGTCGGGGCTCATCCTCAACACGTTCGACGCGCTGGAGCACGGCGAGCTGGCAGGCATCCGGCTGGACCTCGCCGCGGCTGTGCCGGTGTTCGACGTCGGCCCGCTCCACAAGctctcccccgccgccgccggcgacgacAGCAGCCTACTGCGGCAGGACCGGGCGTGCCTGGAGTGGCTGGACGCGCAGCCGCGGGACTCCGTGCTCTACGTGAGCTTCGGCAGCCTGGCCTGCATGACCCCGCGGGACCTGGCGGAGACGGCGTGGGGCATCGCCGGCAGCGGCGTGCCGTTCCTCTGGGTCGTCCGGCCGGGCCTCGTCCGCGGGGCGTGCCAGAGCCAGCACCACAACCAGCAGCAGCTCCCGGAGGGGTTCGAGGCCGCGACTTTCGGGCGCGGCATGGTGGTGGCGTGGGCGCCGCAGGAGGACGTGCTGCGCCACCGCGCCGTCGGCGGGTTCTGGACGCACAACGGCTGGAACTCCACGATGGAGAGCGTCTGCGAGGGGGTGCCCATGCTGTGCCGCCCCTACTTCGGCGACCAGCCGGGGAACGTGCGGTACGTCGAGCACGTGTGGCGGGTGGGCTTCGAGGTCGGCGGCGAGCTCGAGAGGGGCACCGTCAAGGAGGCCATCCGCCGGCTCATGACCAGTGCGGACGGCGCCGAGATGAGGGCCAGGGCCGGCGAGCTGAAGAAGGCGGCGGCGGAGTGCATCGGCAAGGGCGGGTCGTCGTGCCTCGCCATTGACAAGCTGGTGACGCACATCATGTCCCTGGACTCAACTCGAGGCGAGGCGGCGAGCCTCAAGTTTTGA